In Fundulus heteroclitus isolate FHET01 chromosome 16, MU-UCD_Fhet_4.1, whole genome shotgun sequence, a single genomic region encodes these proteins:
- the znf281a gene encoding zinc finger protein 281, whose product MNIIQDKLGNEFLRSNGSMDSNFGGGMIMFSHLPPVTSFARLSAHSVMQELPPQDLILKRERDSPDCGLGAQGCHQGAAVVGDYVHAMGIKQEKQSEHDYRLPLYPGGLGKSGELLEVTVGNNQKLLVCDLNIGNLSNQLEKEATARKGRRSNSDGHEGKPRKKRNGAKHSMMDADGGSLSPGTKSHICEQCSASFRSSYHLRRHVLIHTGERPFRCSQCNMSFIQKYLLQRHEKIHSGEKPFSCDQCNMRFIQKYHMERHKRTHSGEKPYRCETCQQYFSRTDRLLKHKRTCGEAIKKELDAGMMDLGFVDMGQGSYGITQGNVGSTGRKKGKSKGSAAGAERKKKKGDGGGARESHVPGAVSGGYSIYEYSVESPTVSSSTEPGPSMQQAHQGQGPKMAFKKANRKSLSKGGVGHVKAGLLEQGGLGLMEGSEAKVESTSSNYDDAMQFVKKRRYLQAAASAAPSGAAAPGGAGGDYDVSVHLSSQPPSLQGGLSGVMDGDAPLNLEKSGITDEVLQSLLDHYTQKPDIHFDMGDQHVDLSPASASGSDANAPSPSGDKTSVMHEYSRFLLQALERTSHSASFSLPPSSGPFASSHAGSPLYADKNIYSAYHLECGFGQPVASPSLASSVPKSHFAMLSCSSPQHGFGLSGLEASSHQQLTPSQELTEQLEKQHSSTPPSSYQISPSDLSGQKERSAVKGDSASVYPLVPSQDLASLDSKPSYQIENFAQAFGSQFKADVHGLSYSTDSGGEVDHRIRTPVSDFSGYSLLSDVSEPVSTGSKTPTSQSYR is encoded by the exons ATGAACATCATTCAAGATAAACTAGGGAATGAGTTCCTGCGCTCCAACGGCAGCATGGACTCCAACTTCGGAGGCGGCATGATCATGTTCAGCCATCTGCCTCCAGTGACCAGCTTCGCCCGGCTGTCGGCCCACTCCGTCATGCAGGAGCTCCCGCCGCAGGATCTGATCCTGAAGAGGGAGCGGGACTCTCCCGACTGCGGCCTGGGCGCCCAGGGCTGCCACCAAGGGGCCGCTGTGGTGGGGGACTATGTTCACGCCATGGGCATCAAGCAGGAGAAGCAGTCGGAGCACGACTATCGCCTGCCGCTCTACCCCGGGGGTCTGGGGAAGAGCGGGGAGCTGCTGGAGGTGACTGTAGGGAACAACCAGAAGCTGCTGGTGTGCGACCTCAACATCGGAAAC CTGTCAAATCAGTTGGAAAAGGAGGCCACCGCGAGGAAAGGTCGGAGGTCAAACAGTGATGGACATGAGGGTAAACCTAGAAAGAAGAGAAACGGGGCAAAG CATTCGATGATGGATGCAGATGGTGGCAGCCTGTCTCCGGGAACAAAGTCTCACATCTGTGAACAGTGCAGCGCGTCCTTCAGAAGCTCCTATCACCTGCGCAGACACGTCCTCATTCACACAG GTGAGAGACCCTTCAGATGCAGTCAGTGCAACATGAGCTTCATCCAGAAGTATCTGCTCCAGCGGCACGAGAAGATCCACAGCG GAGAGAAGCCATTCAGCTGTGACCAGTGCAACATGCGATTCATCCAGAAGTACCACATGGAGAGACACAAGAGGACGCACAGCGGAGAAAAGCCATACAGATGCGAGACCTGCCAGCAG TATTTTTCTAGAACGGATCGACTTCTTAAGCACAAGCGAACCTGCGGAGAAGCCATTAAAAAGGAGCTGGATGCCGGGATGATggatctgggctttgtggacATGGGACAGGGCAGCTACGGGATCACTCAGGGAAATGTCGGGAGCACCGGCCGCAAGAAGGGAAAGTCGAAAGGTTCTGCAGCCGGAGCGGAGcgcaagaagaagaagggagACGGAGGAGGCGCGAGGGAGTCGCACGTTCCCGGAGCTGTATCTGGAGGCTACAGCATCTACGAATACTCCGTGGAGAGTCCCACCGTGTCTTCCTCTACTGAGCCCGGGCCCAGCATGCAGCAGGCGCACCAGGGCCAGGGTCCCAAGATGGCCTTCAAGAAGGCCAATCGGAAGAGCCTGAGCAAAGGCGGTGTGGGCCACGTCAAAGCCGGGCTGTTGGAGCagggaggcctcggcttgatgGAGGGCAGCGAGGCTAAAGTGGAGTCCACCAGCAGCAACTACGACGACGCCATGCAGTTTGTGAAGAAGCGGCGCTACCTTCAAGCAGCGGCCAGCGCAGCGCCCTCCGGGGCCGCGGCGCCAGGAGGGGCCGGCGGCGACTACGACGTCAGCGTCCACTTGTCCTCGCAGCCGCCGTCCCTTCAGGGCGGGCTCTCAGGCGTGATGGACGGCGACGCCCCTCTGAATCTGGAGAAGTCGGGGATCACCGACGAGGTGCTGCAGAGCCTCCTCGACCACTACACGCAGAAACCCGACATCCACTTCGACATGGGCGACCAACACGTGGACCTGAGCCCCGCCTCGGCCAGCGGCTCCGACGCCAACGCGCCCAGCCCGTCGGGAGACAAGACCTCGGTGATGCACGAGTACtcccgcttcctgctgcaggcTCTGGAGCGGACCAGCCACAGTGCCAGTTTCTCCCTCCCCCCTTCCTCCGGACCCTTCGCCAGCTCCCACGCGGGAAGCCCCCTGTATGCCGACAAGAACATCTACAGCGCGTATCACCTGGAGTGCGGCTTCGGCCAGCCGGTGGCGTCGCCCTCGCTGGCCTCCTCCGTGCCAAAGTCTCACTTCGccatgctgagctgctcttCGCCGCAGCACGGCTTCGGCCTGAGCGGCCTGGAGGCCTCCTCGCACCAGCAGCTCACCCCGTCTCAGGAGCTCACCGAGCAGCTGGAGAAGCAGCACTCCTCCACCCCGCCCTCGTCCTACCAGATCAGCCCATCCGACCTGAGCGGCCAGAAGGAGCGGTCGGCGGTCAAAGGCGACTCGGCCTCGGTCTACCCTCTGGTGCCCTCGCAGGATCTGGCCTCCCTGGACTCCAAGCCTTCCTACCAGATAGAAAACTTTGCCCAGGCCTTCGGCTCCCAGTTTAAAGCGGACGTTCACGGTTTGTCTTACAGCACTGACTCCGGCGGGGAGGTGGATCACAGGATAAGGACGCCTGTGTCGGATTTCTCAGGGTATAGTTTGTTATCCGATGTCAGCGAGCCAGTAAGTACCGGTTCCAAAACGCCAACAAGCCAAAGCTACAGATGA